A portion of the Candidatus Zixiibacteriota bacterium genome contains these proteins:
- the rpmA gene encoding 50S ribosomal protein L27, translating to MAHKKGVGSSRNGRDSHGQRRGIKVFSGEAVPAGSILVRQCGTKFHPGLNVGRGKDDTLYAKITGVVRYHQKGRDKKFISVEE from the coding sequence ATGGCTCACAAAAAAGGTGTTGGTTCCTCCCGCAATGGCCGCGATAGTCATGGTCAGCGGCGCGGCATAAAAGTTTTTTCGGGCGAAGCCGTTCCGGCCGGTTCGATTCTTGTCCGCCAATGTGGGACCAAATTCCACCCTGGACTCAATGTCGGTCGCGGCAAAGATGACACTCTTTATGCCAAAATCACCGGCGTCGTGCGTTATCATCAGAAAGGCCGCGATAAGAAATTTATTTCGGTCGAGGAATAA
- a CDS encoding ATP-dependent Clp protease ATP-binding subunit: MNEMFTELARKAIEYARDEAARLRHDYIGTEHLLLGLIRLGDGRAIEIITNLGLEPQDLKASIEEVVQPSGGTMTMGQVPLTARAKKTLEVSGQEARALKSKDIDTEHILLALLKDEEGVAAQVLSMYEIDYKEVYEELKNVQSGKPSSFKRKRKKSKTPALDHYGRDLTELARRGRLDPIIGRNNEIERVSQILSRRKKNNPVLIGEPGVGKTAIAEGLAQRIVEGKVPQNLENRRLVTLDMASLVAGTKYRGQFEERLKAVMTEIINSKDVIIFIDELHTIVGAGGAEGSLDASNIFKPALSRGELQCIGATTLNEYRKYIEKDGALDRRFQTVMVEQPSVENTVHILKGLRPKYEEHHKLTISDEAIESAVKLSNRYISGRFQPDKAIDVIDEAGSRAHLATYAKPKEFAEIENEITSLQEEKEKAVKNQAFETAAQLRDELKFKKERLQEMKKEWEEKREKERVVLQEDDISQVVSQMTGIPLFRLEEKESKRLLRMEEELRKKIVGQDEAIATITRSIRRARAGLADPRRPIGSFIFLGPTGVGKTELARALAEFLFEDAESLIRIDMSEYMEKFAVSRLIGAPPGYVGYEEGGQLTEKVRRRPYSVVLLDEIEKAHPDVFNILLQLMDDGSLTDSFGRKVDFRNTVVIMTSNIGTRRIRDGKTVGFGSTEADESHDSMKKKVTEELKKIFNPELLNRIDETVVFHSLTLDHIKQIVDILLEDVAKRLADKGISFTLTDDGRNFLAGKGYEPMLGARPLRRAIQKYLEDPLAEELLRGQYAGDCDLKIGADEQKLIFSFNEKPVNDEKPEKVTK, encoded by the coding sequence ATGAACGAGATGTTTACGGAATTAGCCCGGAAAGCCATCGAGTATGCCAGGGATGAAGCGGCTCGGCTTCGTCATGATTATATCGGGACCGAGCATCTCCTGCTGGGACTGATTCGACTGGGTGACGGCCGAGCTATCGAAATCATCACCAATCTGGGATTGGAACCCCAGGATTTGAAAGCTTCGATCGAGGAAGTCGTTCAGCCCTCGGGTGGAACCATGACCATGGGCCAGGTGCCGTTGACCGCCCGGGCCAAGAAGACATTGGAAGTTTCCGGGCAGGAAGCCCGGGCTCTTAAATCCAAAGATATCGATACCGAGCATATCCTGCTGGCTCTTCTCAAAGATGAAGAGGGTGTGGCCGCGCAGGTTCTCTCGATGTATGAGATAGACTATAAAGAAGTTTATGAAGAGTTGAAAAACGTTCAGAGCGGCAAGCCTTCATCTTTCAAGCGGAAACGCAAAAAATCCAAGACTCCGGCTCTGGATCACTATGGCCGCGACCTGACCGAACTGGCCCGCCGCGGACGGCTTGATCCTATTATCGGTCGTAACAATGAAATCGAGCGGGTCAGCCAGATTCTGTCGCGCCGCAAGAAAAACAACCCGGTTTTGATAGGTGAACCCGGTGTCGGCAAAACCGCCATAGCCGAAGGTTTGGCCCAGCGGATTGTCGAGGGGAAGGTCCCGCAAAACCTGGAAAACCGGCGTCTGGTTACGCTTGATATGGCTTCCCTGGTGGCCGGTACCAAATACCGCGGCCAGTTCGAGGAACGCCTCAAGGCCGTCATGACAGAAATTATCAATTCCAAAGATGTTATCATTTTCATCGATGAATTACATACCATCGTCGGGGCCGGCGGAGCCGAGGGATCACTTGATGCCAGTAATATTTTTAAACCGGCTCTCTCCCGTGGCGAGTTGCAGTGTATCGGTGCCACCACATTGAACGAATATCGAAAATATATCGAGAAAGATGGAGCGCTGGACCGCCGTTTCCAGACCGTTATGGTGGAACAACCGTCGGTGGAAAACACCGTTCATATCCTTAAAGGGCTTCGCCCCAAATACGAAGAGCATCATAAGCTGACTATTTCCGATGAAGCCATCGAGTCGGCGGTGAAGCTATCCAATCGCTATATCAGCGGGCGTTTCCAGCCTGATAAAGCCATCGATGTAATCGACGAGGCGGGCAGTCGGGCTCATCTGGCGACCTATGCCAAGCCGAAGGAATTTGCCGAGATCGAGAATGAAATCACTTCTCTTCAGGAGGAAAAGGAAAAGGCCGTTAAAAATCAGGCGTTCGAAACCGCCGCTCAACTTCGCGATGAACTGAAATTCAAAAAAGAACGTCTTCAGGAAATGAAGAAGGAGTGGGAGGAAAAACGGGAAAAAGAGCGTGTCGTTCTTCAGGAAGATGATATCTCGCAGGTCGTTTCGCAAATGACCGGTATCCCGCTTTTCCGGCTCGAAGAAAAAGAATCCAAGCGCCTGCTCCGGATGGAGGAAGAACTGAGGAAGAAAATTGTGGGGCAGGATGAGGCTATTGCCACTATCACTCGCTCCATCAGGCGTGCCCGTGCCGGCCTGGCCGATCCGCGGCGCCCGATCGGATCATTTATTTTCCTTGGCCCCACCGGGGTTGGAAAAACCGAACTGGCGCGTGCCCTGGCCGAATTCCTGTTCGAGGATGCCGAATCGTTAATCAGGATCGATATGTCCGAATATATGGAAAAATTCGCGGTTTCTCGTTTGATTGGTGCTCCTCCCGGATATGTCGGTTATGAAGAGGGCGGACAGCTGACCGAAAAGGTTCGTCGCCGGCCCTACTCCGTGGTTCTTCTCGATGAAATCGAGAAAGCCCATCCGGACGTTTTCAATATCCTGCTCCAGTTGATGGATGATGGTTCTTTGACCGATTCTTTCGGGCGCAAGGTTGATTTTCGCAATACCGTGGTCATTATGACTTCCAATATCGGAACGCGACGGATTCGCGACGGTAAGACGGTTGGTTTCGGATCGACTGAGGCCGATGAATCGCATGATTCGATGAAGAAAAAAGTTACCGAGGAACTCAAGAAAATATTCAACCCGGAACTGCTCAACCGGATCGATGAGACGGTTGTATTCCATTCGCTGACTCTCGATCATATCAAGCAGATTGTCGATATTTTGCTGGAGGATGTTGCCAAGCGATTGGCCGACAAGGGCATCAGTTTCACGCTCACCGACGATGGTCGTAACTTTTTGGCAGGCAAAGGGTATGAGCCGATGCTGGGAGCCCGACCGCTACGCCGTGCTATCCAGAAATATCTGGAAGACCCGCTGGCCGAGGAGCTTTTGCGGGGTCAGTATGCCGGTGATTGCGATCTGAAGATTGGGGCTGATGAGCAGAAACTGATTTTCAGTTTCAATGAAAAACCGGTCAATGACGAAAAACCGGAGAAGGTGACCAAATAA
- a CDS encoding protein arginine kinase, with the protein MFEDMAKSLTGWLSGKGDENMVVLSSRVRLARNIAGCAFPSAAHADTKEKIIGYFESAITRSNILSHGKVYHANQLTALDRDFLVERHLVSPRFMSDDTAQALFISDDEKVSIMINEEDHLRIQALSSGLNQKEPFETAIKYDNEIGSLLEFDYDPDFGFLTACPTNVGTGMRASVLIHLPGLVITKEIDRVIPKITQMGVVVRGFYGEGTDVLGNLVQVSNQNTLGVSEAETLELIGKVTRLIIKEEEQARGRLMEEASDQIEDKIWRAYGILQYARVLTSEEVMNMLSALRLGVAMKIIDSIDIGLINELLLLSQPAHLQKYYGEEMPSDQRDALRAEIVRERLKLKT; encoded by the coding sequence ATGTTTGAAGATATGGCCAAAAGTCTGACGGGCTGGTTGTCCGGTAAAGGCGATGAGAATATGGTGGTCCTTTCATCACGGGTCCGCCTGGCCAGAAATATCGCCGGTTGCGCCTTTCCGTCCGCGGCTCATGCGGATACAAAGGAAAAAATCATTGGCTATTTTGAATCGGCCATTACCCGCTCCAATATACTATCGCACGGTAAGGTTTATCATGCCAATCAATTGACCGCCCTTGATCGCGATTTCCTGGTTGAACGTCATCTGGTTTCCCCGCGATTTATGAGCGACGATACCGCCCAGGCTTTATTTATCAGTGATGATGAAAAAGTCTCGATTATGATTAATGAGGAAGATCACCTGCGGATACAGGCTCTTTCCTCCGGACTGAATCAGAAAGAACCATTCGAGACAGCCATAAAATACGATAATGAGATCGGTTCACTTCTGGAGTTCGACTATGATCCCGATTTCGGTTTTCTGACAGCCTGTCCGACCAACGTCGGAACCGGGATGCGGGCCTCGGTGCTGATACATCTGCCGGGGTTGGTGATTACCAAGGAGATCGACCGGGTTATTCCGAAAATCACTCAGATGGGTGTAGTTGTGCGCGGTTTTTACGGCGAAGGAACCGATGTTCTGGGTAATTTGGTACAGGTTTCCAACCAGAATACTCTGGGCGTTTCCGAGGCGGAAACATTGGAACTGATTGGCAAGGTTACTCGTTTGATAATTAAAGAAGAGGAGCAAGCCCGGGGGCGCTTAATGGAAGAGGCCTCCGATCAGATTGAGGATAAAATCTGGCGGGCTTATGGTATCCTGCAGTACGCCCGGGTGCTGACTTCGGAAGAAGTGATGAATATGTTATCTGCCCTGCGTTTGGGTGTGGCAATGAAAATTATTGATTCAATCGATATAGGTCTGATTAATGAACTTCTGCTTCTGTCGCAACCGGCGCATCTTCAGAAGTACTATGGCGAGGAGATGCCATCCGATCAACGTGATGCTTTAAGAGCAGAGATCGTCAGAGAGAGACTTAAATTAAAGACATGA
- a CDS encoding UvrB/UvrC motif-containing protein: MLCQDCKKEQATVHLTQIVNNEKLVLSLCKECAAKRGFHSPLDNVAFPLSDILAGLIQQQFPEQKGDMPDLKCEGCGLTFEEFARQGRFGCGQCYQAFRPRLEMIMRKIHGSSLHKGKLPVSSADQTLPIREEERLETELKKAIKAEDFERAADLRDKLKAVRKAHLVSEDKN; this comes from the coding sequence ATGCTTTGTCAGGATTGTAAGAAGGAACAGGCGACGGTCCATCTGACGCAAATCGTCAACAACGAAAAGCTTGTCCTGTCTCTGTGCAAGGAATGTGCCGCCAAGAGAGGCTTTCATTCGCCCCTGGATAATGTTGCTTTTCCTCTGTCCGATATCCTGGCCGGTTTGATTCAGCAACAATTCCCAGAGCAGAAGGGTGACATGCCGGATCTGAAATGCGAGGGATGCGGCTTGACTTTCGAGGAATTTGCGCGGCAGGGAAGATTCGGCTGCGGTCAATGTTATCAGGCTTTTCGGCCCAGGCTGGAAATGATAATGCGTAAAATCCATGGTTCTTCGCTTCATAAAGGCAAGTTACCGGTTTCATCGGCCGATCAAACTCTGCCGATTCGTGAAGAAGAAAGACTTGAAACGGAATTAAAGAAAGCCATAAAGGCTGAAGATTTTGAGCGGGCGGCCGATTTACGGGATAAATTAAAGGCCGTTAGAAAGGCTCATCTGGTATCCGAGGATAAAAATTGA
- a CDS encoding ABC transporter ATP-binding protein: METANNNPLLVARGICRNFETAEGTLKVLQGINLDVAFGEMVAVIGESGVGKSTLMHILGGLDRPTSGSVRIKDEEFGSKTESDLARFRNHNVGFIFQQHHLLEDFTALENVMMPSLIAGRTMAEATSDAEQLLADVGLSSRIRHRPRQLSGGEQQRVAVARALVNNPAIVIADEPSGNLDIKNGERLHSLLSDLSQKRGITFLIATHNKDLAGSCRRIVKLENGLLSGVEKDWE; the protein is encoded by the coding sequence TTGGAAACGGCCAATAACAATCCCCTCCTGGTCGCAAGGGGCATCTGCCGGAATTTTGAAACTGCCGAAGGAACCCTTAAAGTTCTTCAGGGTATTAATCTTGATGTAGCCTTTGGTGAGATGGTAGCTGTGATTGGGGAATCGGGGGTCGGCAAATCAACCCTGATGCATATTCTGGGAGGTCTTGACCGTCCGACCAGTGGCTCGGTCAGGATTAAAGATGAGGAATTCGGATCGAAAACGGAAAGCGATCTGGCCCGTTTCCGTAATCATAATGTCGGTTTTATCTTTCAGCAACATCATCTCCTTGAGGACTTTACGGCGCTTGAAAACGTTATGATGCCGTCATTGATTGCCGGACGCACTATGGCCGAGGCCACATCAGATGCGGAACAACTTCTGGCTGATGTTGGTTTAAGCAGTAGGATCAGGCACCGGCCCAGGCAATTATCCGGAGGTGAACAGCAACGCGTGGCCGTGGCGCGCGCTCTGGTCAATAATCCGGCAATTGTGATTGCCGATGAGCCTTCGGGAAACCTGGATATAAAGAACGGAGAAAGATTGCACAGTCTTTTGAGCGATCTGAGTCAAAAGCGCGGAATAACTTTCCTTATTGCCACGCACAACAAAGATTTAGCCGGAAGCTGTCGAAGAATCGTCAAATTGGAAAATGGCCTTTTAAGCGGGGTCGAAAAAGATTGGGAATAA
- a CDS encoding ABC transporter permease: MRYERFIAGRYLKSGRFFTSVSTWITTLGITLGVAVVCFVMSMHNGFETELRSRLLGTTSHITIFPRNVMTISEYDNIITQVEKVDQVIAASPFIYYKAAISSETAGDGIVVRGIDLEKEKRTANIADDIILGEYSFDIALMDSSENASGMIIGEGLRNRLGVTIGDPVVLYSLRGDDLRRATRPRVSKFYITGIFETGMYEFDEQLAYISLVSAQHLFQMNNEVTAIHLKLTDIYLADQVAPRIREILGFKYDIVPWNVLHKNLFSWIALEKKVLFIGFILIVLVAAFSIISTLVMLAMEKRAEIGILKTIGSTTASIRRIFVMNGLVIGAIGIICGWSLALAASWIQNEYAVISLPSELYFIDYLPVEVHLVDFILAGLVTIVICFLAALYPAIRASRQSVIDVIRQ, encoded by the coding sequence ATGCGATATGAGCGTTTTATTGCCGGCCGGTATCTGAAATCCGGTCGCTTTTTCACGTCAGTATCGACCTGGATCACAACTCTAGGTATTACTCTTGGTGTGGCGGTGGTCTGTTTTGTCATGTCGATGCATAACGGTTTCGAAACCGAACTTCGCAGTCGTCTTCTGGGAACCACATCTCACATAACCATTTTCCCGCGCAATGTGATGACCATCAGTGAATATGATAATATTATTACCCAGGTTGAAAAGGTCGACCAGGTTATTGCCGCATCACCCTTTATATATTATAAGGCGGCCATTTCATCGGAAACGGCCGGTGATGGGATTGTAGTACGGGGAATCGATCTCGAGAAAGAAAAGCGAACCGCCAATATTGCTGACGACATTATCCTCGGTGAATACTCCTTTGATATCGCTCTTATGGATTCGTCCGAAAATGCATCAGGTATGATAATCGGGGAGGGTTTGAGGAATCGTCTTGGGGTCACGATAGGTGATCCGGTGGTGCTTTATTCATTGCGCGGCGATGATCTTCGCCGCGCAACGCGACCCCGGGTTTCCAAATTTTATATCACCGGGATTTTCGAAACCGGGATGTACGAGTTTGATGAGCAACTGGCCTATATTTCTCTGGTCTCCGCCCAGCATCTGTTTCAGATGAACAATGAAGTCACCGCCATCCATCTCAAATTGACAGATATTTATCTGGCCGACCAGGTCGCCCCACGGATTCGGGAAATCCTGGGTTTTAAATATGATATTGTGCCCTGGAATGTGCTTCACAAAAATCTTTTCTCTTGGATTGCCCTGGAAAAGAAAGTCCTTTTTATAGGATTCATTTTAATTGTCCTGGTGGCGGCTTTCTCGATTATTTCAACCCTGGTCATGCTTGCCATGGAAAAAAGGGCTGAAATCGGTATCTTAAAGACCATCGGTTCCACTACCGCCTCAATCCGGCGTATTTTTGTCATGAATGGTCTGGTGATAGGTGCTATTGGGATTATATGCGGTTGGTCACTGGCTCTGGCGGCCTCCTGGATACAGAATGAATACGCCGTCATTTCACTTCCCAGCGAGTTGTATTTTATTGATTATCTTCCGGTTGAAGTTCACCTGGTGGATTTTATTCTGGCCGGCCTGGTAACTATTGTAATTTGTTTTCTGGCCGCTCTCTATCCGGCCATAAGAGCCTCTCGCCAATCGGTAATCGATGTCATCCGGCAATAA
- the coaD gene encoding pantetheine-phosphate adenylyltransferase: protein MKRHNERIAIYPGTFDPITNGHISLIERAVKLFDRLIVAVALNAGKNPLFTHDERFALVKESLKKSRYIEVIQFDGLLADLARKQKACAIIRGLRAVSDFEYEFQMALMNRKMARSVETVFLMPALSWVYLSSTIVKDVASNEGDVHTLVPLPVEKALKNKYRPSR, encoded by the coding sequence ATGAAACGCCATAATGAGAGAATCGCCATCTATCCCGGGACTTTCGATCCCATCACCAACGGCCATATTTCTTTGATAGAACGGGCGGTAAAATTGTTTGACCGATTGATTGTGGCGGTGGCCCTGAATGCGGGAAAAAATCCGCTGTTTACCCACGATGAACGATTCGCTCTGGTTAAAGAAAGCCTGAAGAAAAGCCGGTATATCGAGGTCATCCAGTTTGACGGTCTGCTGGCCGATCTGGCCCGAAAACAGAAGGCCTGCGCCATAATCAGGGGCCTTCGGGCGGTTTCCGATTTTGAATATGAATTTCAGATGGCCCTGATGAACCGGAAAATGGCTCGCTCCGTGGAAACGGTTTTTTTAATGCCGGCCCTGTCCTGGGTTTATCTGTCATCCACCATTGTCAAAGATGTTGCTTCCAATGAGGGTGATGTTCATACCCTGGTACCGTTGCCGGTCGAGAAAGCCCTGAAGAATAAATATCGGCCGTCCCGATAG
- the rsmD gene encoding 16S rRNA (guanine(966)-N(2))-methyltransferase RsmD — MRITGGIFRGRIIYGIPGMATRPTSDKTRQAVFNILMNDIEQARVLDLFAGSGALGIDAISRGAVSAVFVEANHKPAEMIRRNLKSLGLTERVIESDYREAGKILSEHKTRFDLIFADPPYDLVAPIEVIEMIVQYNLLSPQGILIIEHKYGRAAETAPGLVRLKQRKFGQTEVSFYAHNETP; from the coding sequence ATGAGAATCACTGGTGGCATATTTCGGGGGAGGATAATCTATGGGATTCCGGGGATGGCCACCCGGCCAACCTCTGATAAAACTCGCCAGGCCGTTTTTAATATCCTCATGAATGATATTGAGCAGGCAAGGGTCCTGGACCTGTTCGCCGGATCCGGGGCACTTGGGATTGATGCCATTTCCCGCGGGGCTGTCTCGGCGGTTTTTGTCGAGGCTAACCATAAACCGGCTGAGATGATTCGACGTAATCTCAAGTCCCTGGGTTTAACCGAGCGAGTTATCGAATCCGATTACCGGGAGGCAGGGAAAATTCTGTCCGAACATAAAACGCGGTTCGATCTTATTTTTGCCGACCCGCCATATGATCTGGTAGCACCGATTGAAGTTATAGAAATGATTGTGCAATATAACTTGCTTAGTCCCCAGGGAATCCTTATCATTGAACATAAATACGGCCGGGCGGCAGAGACCGCGCCCGGTCTGGTTCGGTTGAAGCAAAGAAAATTCGGCCAAACCGAGGTGTCCTTTTATGCCCACAATGAAACGCCATAA
- a CDS encoding helix-hairpin-helix domain-containing protein — protein sequence MNRFFNFSTPQLRVVIFLSGMLIILSVYSFLRDYSEVDESRLKFSVTLGDNDQRYRPIIRIDLNSSPADSLELLPGIGPVLASRIISYRDTARFQKPEDIMKIKGIGYSSFEKLRDYIEVRPW from the coding sequence ATGAACCGATTTTTTAATTTTTCGACACCTCAATTGCGTGTCGTGATTTTCCTTTCAGGAATGCTCATAATCCTGTCGGTTTATTCATTTCTGCGTGATTATTCCGAAGTGGATGAAAGCCGGCTGAAATTTTCAGTGACGCTCGGTGATAATGATCAGCGCTATCGCCCGATTATCAGAATCGATTTGAATTCTTCTCCGGCCGATTCTCTGGAGCTTCTGCCGGGTATCGGCCCGGTTCTGGCATCGAGAATTATATCCTATCGCGATACCGCCCGATTTCAAAAACCGGAAGACATAATGAAAATTAAGGGCATTGGTTACTCCTCCTTTGAAAAGCTCCGGGATTATATCGAGGTCCGCCCGTGGTAA